CGGCCACCGCGTTCATTACCGCCTCAAGCGCTTCGGGGCCTTGCATCCGGACATGGTCTACCGCGAGGTCAACTCCATCCCCTGGGAGGAGATCTTCGCGGCTGACGGCTACCTGAGCGTGCACTCGTCGGTCGTGCACCCCACCATCAGCGACACCCGTTTTCCCAACCTGCGCATCAAGGACGCAGTGGTGGACCGTTTCTCGCAAAAGACGGGAAGCCGGCCCGACTCCGGCCCTGACGAGGGCAAAGGGGTCTGCCTGTTTCTGCACTGGCGCGAAAAGAAGGCCGAGTTGTTCCTGGACACCACGGGCATTCCGTTGCCCAAGCGCGGCTACAGGCTCAATCCTTTCCGCGCGCCCATGCAGGAGACTCTGGCCGCGTCGGTGATCCGGGCGACCTTCTGGGACCCGGCCGACAACTTCGTGAACCCCATGTGCGGCAGCGGCACGCTGGCCATCGAGGCCGCGCTCATGGCCCGCAACATCGCGCCCGGCCTGCTGCGCGAATCCTTCGCTTTCATGCACCTTTCAGAGTTCGACGCCTCCGCGTGGCAGCAGATGCGCACCGAGGCCGAAGCCGCCATCCTGCCTCGGCCCAAGGGACGCATCATCGCCTCGGATATCGATCCGCAGGCAGTGGACGCGGCCCGTGACAATGCCCGTCAGGCCGGGGTGGAGGAGAACATTGAATTCACGGTTTGCGACTTCCGTCAGACAACGGTGCCGGAAGGCAAGGGCGCGGTGCTCGTGAACCCGGAGTATGGCGAGCGACTGGGTGAAGCGGACGAACTCGGCGAAACCTACCAGGCTGTGGGCGACTTCCTGAAGCAGCGCTGCGCCGGTTACCGGGCAGGCATATTCACGTGCAATCTCGCCTTGGCCAAGCGCATCGGCCTGCGCGCCGAGCGCAAGGCGCCATTCTTCAGCGCCAAGTTCTCCTGCACGCTGTTCGTGTACAACATGTGGGAGGGAGCGGCGGCGAAGCGCGGAGCATCGGCGTAGTTCCTCCTCCGCCTTCGCAACGATCCGGGCAGCTTCCACGCAACATGACGGCACGTCCTGTAGTCTGCAGGCCGTGCTCGTGTTTGCGTGTGGATAAAACCCGACGGCGTTGTCTAGTCATCAGCTACGTGATGATGCGACTGCAAGGGCGGCCTTGAATGTGTTTTTCTTTCAACGTGTTGGGCTGGCGTTGATTTCCTTGGAGGCTTGGACTAGAGCCTGATGTATCCAGAATGGCTTCAACCTTGCGTTGTTTCGGCTTTCGCAACAGCCGCACGCGTCACCCCCGAGGTTTTCCATGCTCATGTCCCTGGCCGCTATACTGGCCACGGCCTTCGTCGTGTTCTCCGGCTTGTTTGTGCTTATGCTCGCAGTCGTGGGCGATTCTTTCGGCATGTCTGCCGTTTCCGGCCTCATGGCCGCGGCCGTGGCGCTGCTCGTGGTTTGGGTTCTATTGCGCCGGGCGCTGGACGCCTCGTCAAGCCTGCTTCTGAGCCATGTGCGTGATCCGGGCAAGGCCTCAATTCCTCATGGAGCTGTGCTGGAAGAGCTGTTCGGGCTCTCGGCCACCCTTGAGTCAGTGGCCAAGACCCATCGCGAGCGCGTGGCCGCGCTGAGCAAGGCCAAGGACGAGGCCGAGTCGCGCGCCGCTGGCCTGGAAGCCGCCGTGGCCAAGTCCAGCAACGTCTGCACCGAGGCGGAGAAGCGCACCGCGAGCCTTGAGGGCACGGCCCTCAAGGCTTTTGAGATCGCCGAGAACCTGTCCTACTCGGCCGCGACGCTCAACTCCCAGGCGGACCAGGTGGCCGAGGCCATGGTCGTGCAGAAGGACCGCGTGGCCGAGACGGCCACGGCCATGGAGGAGATGAACGCCACGGTCCTGGAGGTGGCCCGCAGCGCGGAGCGGGCGGCTAGCAGCGCCGAGCGCTCGCGGGAGAAAGCCGGTCAGGGCTCGGGCATCGTGGGCAGGGCCGTGCAGGCCATCGATCGCGTGGAAGTCATGAACAAGGAACTGGAAACGGCCATGAGCCGCCTGGGCGAGCAGGCCGGCGGCATCGGCGAGATCATGAACATGATCACCGAGATCGCGGACCAGACCAACCTGCTGGCTCTCAACGCGGCCATCGAGGCGGCCAGGGCCGGCGATGCGGGAAGAGGCTTCGCGGTCGTGGCCGACGAAGTGCGCAAGCTGGCCGAAAAAACCATGAACGCAACGCGCGACGTGGAGGAGTCCATCAAGACCATCCAGCAGTCCGTGGCGCATAATCTCACGAGCATGTCGGCCGCCTCGGCGGCCGTGACCGAGGCGGCCGACCTGGCCCGGCGCTCGGGCGAGATGCTGGGGGAGATCGTGGCCCTGGTGGGTGACAACTCGGACCAGGTGCGTTCCATTGCTACCGCCGCCGAGGAACAGTCCGCGGCCAGCGAGGAGATCAACCGGGCCATAAGCGAGATCAACCGCCTGTCCGACGATACCACGAGCGAGGTCCAGGGCACGGTGCGCACCATTCAGGATATCCGCAAGCAATCGGAGCGGCTGCACCAGATATTCAAGGAAGTGCGCGGCGCGCAGAAGAATTCCCTGGCCGCTTCCGAAGGCCAGATGAAGGGCGTGTTGCCCAAGCTCATGGTCGACTACATAGGCAAGACCTACGGCGACGGCGTGCGTCGCAAGCTGCTGGAGGAGCTGGGCAATCCGGTGTTCATGATCCAGAACAGCTACCCCGACGCAGTCATGGGCCAGATGGCCGGTATCGTGTCCAGGCTCACGGGCGACACCAAACGCAAGATCCTCTTCGATCTGGGTTCCTACACGCCCGGCGAATTCGCCAAGCTCTACAAGAAGCACATTCACGGTTCGGAGCTGGGAAAGACGGATCTCAAGAAATTCCTTCTGCGCATGAACGAGGTGCACGAGGAAATCACCAAGGGCATGCCCGGAATCACGCCGCCGCGCTTCAGCTATGAGGACAAGGGCGACACCCTGGTCATGACCTACCATTCCAAGCGCGGCTTTTTCGACTATTTCGAAGGCATCTTGCATGGCGCGACCAAGATGTTTGGCCGCAAGGCGGAGATCAAGGTCAAATCCAAGGACGCGGCCACGGCTGTGGCGACCATCCGCTTTCAGTAGAGCCGTTGATAAGCTTCCAAAGAAGGAGCGCTGCCGCCGAAGCGGAGCGCTCCTTTTTTGTTGCTGATGTCGGAGAGAGGTCGCCTTTACGGAATTTAGAGCATTTTGCTTTTGAAAATGCTCTGCAAGCCGTGCGTCGGCATGGCTTGCCGCCGCGTAGGCGTAGGCGCAATTCACTTGCGCCGCCAACGCCGGAGCGGGCATCTTAAAGGCAATTTGCTTTAAAAGATCTTCACCAAAGAGAAACAGGAATCTGGCCATTCCAATTTCTTGGCGGATTGCTATGGTAAGCACAATCCTCCAGGCAAGACACATTTTCGGACAGTTCTTATTACTTCGGTTTCAATTGGGATTTGGCGGCCCGATTTGACTTGGTTAGCTAGGGAGCCTTCGCATTCCCCCCTAGAAAAGGTAGGAGCCCGGCCAAGTTGAACCTGACCGGGCTAAGGTGAAGGGGCGAGTGAGGAGCTGACCGTCCTCGGAAGGATGTAGGAAAGGTAATCGCCGGCAGGCATCTGCCGGATGTTTCCTGCGGCGACGTGAGCACATACTAGCTGTTTAATTTTTTAGGGATATAGGAAGTGTTCTGATTTTTCTGTCAGGCTATGACCTATATGCTTGTAGGAATGTGACTGACAAGAATGGAATGTCTTATGGGCGCAGGAGCAAATTGGTGCATGTCCCTTGAAGGCCGGAGCGGCAAGAAACCTGACGTGAATCGTCGCGGATGGTCGCCCAGCGTGGGATCATGAACTCGGCAAGGGCATCCATGGGCATGCACGCAAGCATGTCTGCGCAGCCGGAGCGTTCATTGATGGAATGCGGCAGGCGCAAGCCACGGGTCGGCCAGACTTGCTGAGAGTCAGGCGCGTGCAGTGGCGTTCGACTGGGCGGCTTTAACAGATCTAGGACGATTCAAGGCGGCAATGTGTGTATTACGGCAACCCGAAGCGGCTACGTAGCCTCAGTTCCTGCTCCGTCAGCCAAGCTTGCGCGCCGGAAGAATCGGGTGCGGGAGCCCAGGGCGCGAAGTCCTTGTCATCCAGTGGATCGTAGGGTCCAGGCTTGATCTCGAAGAGCACCGAGCCTGGAGACATGCTCACCAGCATATGCCAAACGCCGGGGCGGATGTCCACGGCAAAGGGGCCGTATTGCGCATCCAGCAGTATAAGATCCTCGTCGGCCGCGCGTCCCTGATCGTCAAAGAAGGCGAAGCCGACCAGGCCGCGCAGGATGATGAAGCACTCGGCCTTGGGCGGGTGCAGGTGGCGGTGAGGCCGGATATAACTGCCCGGCTCAACGGCATTGAGCATGCGGTGCAGGGAGCTGGTGTCGCTGCCGTGAAACTGATGCATCTCGCGCAGCCGTGCGTTGGCCGCGGCGTCGGCGGCTTTGCGATCCAGGAGCGCGGCGTCCACCACGGCGAAGCGTTCATGCGTGGAACGCGTGGCCAGAGCGGAAATGCGCCGGAGTTCGTTTGCGTCGCAATGTGGCATGGTCGAGACATATACCGTCGTAGTATGGCTGGCAATGTCAGCGGCGCTACGATGGCGCGAACTGCACGCCGCCGTTACTTCCCGGTCGGGGTTAGGCTTACGCGACTTCCGAGCTTTCCGGATCGGCATCGACCTGCACACGATCGAGCAGGTTCGCCAGGTCGTTTAGCATCTCGGGCTCTGTCTCTACCAAGGCCTGATCGATGGAGTCCATGGTCAACTGGTGCAAGACGGCAAGCACATCGAGC
This region of Desulfocurvibacter africanus subsp. africanus DSM 2603 genomic DNA includes:
- a CDS encoding THUMP domain-containing class I SAM-dependent RNA methyltransferase; the protein is MFTLARESSILVSCPKGMAPYVALEMGELGYETQELEAGVRTTGTLHDCMRLNLHLRCGHRVHYRLKRFGALHPDMVYREVNSIPWEEIFAADGYLSVHSSVVHPTISDTRFPNLRIKDAVVDRFSQKTGSRPDSGPDEGKGVCLFLHWREKKAELFLDTTGIPLPKRGYRLNPFRAPMQETLAASVIRATFWDPADNFVNPMCGSGTLAIEAALMARNIAPGLLRESFAFMHLSEFDASAWQQMRTEAEAAILPRPKGRIIASDIDPQAVDAARDNARQAGVEENIEFTVCDFRQTTVPEGKGAVLVNPEYGERLGEADELGETYQAVGDFLKQRCAGYRAGIFTCNLALAKRIGLRAERKAPFFSAKFSCTLFVYNMWEGAAAKRGASA
- a CDS encoding methyl-accepting chemotaxis protein, whose protein sequence is MLMSLAAILATAFVVFSGLFVLMLAVVGDSFGMSAVSGLMAAAVALLVVWVLLRRALDASSSLLLSHVRDPGKASIPHGAVLEELFGLSATLESVAKTHRERVAALSKAKDEAESRAAGLEAAVAKSSNVCTEAEKRTASLEGTALKAFEIAENLSYSAATLNSQADQVAEAMVVQKDRVAETATAMEEMNATVLEVARSAERAASSAERSREKAGQGSGIVGRAVQAIDRVEVMNKELETAMSRLGEQAGGIGEIMNMITEIADQTNLLALNAAIEAARAGDAGRGFAVVADEVRKLAEKTMNATRDVEESIKTIQQSVAHNLTSMSAASAAVTEAADLARRSGEMLGEIVALVGDNSDQVRSIATAAEEQSAASEEINRAISEINRLSDDTTSEVQGTVRTIQDIRKQSERLHQIFKEVRGAQKNSLAASEGQMKGVLPKLMVDYIGKTYGDGVRRKLLEELGNPVFMIQNSYPDAVMGQMAGIVSRLTGDTKRKILFDLGSYTPGEFAKLYKKHIHGSELGKTDLKKFLLRMNEVHEEITKGMPGITPPRFSYEDKGDTLVMTYHSKRGFFDYFEGILHGATKMFGRKAEIKVKSKDAATAVATIRFQ
- a CDS encoding WbuC family cupin fold metalloprotein — protein: MPHCDANELRRISALATRSTHERFAVVDAALLDRKAADAAANARLREMHQFHGSDTSSLHRMLNAVEPGSYIRPHRHLHPPKAECFIILRGLVGFAFFDDQGRAADEDLILLDAQYGPFAVDIRPGVWHMLVSMSPGSVLFEIKPGPYDPLDDKDFAPWAPAPDSSGAQAWLTEQELRLRSRFGLP